A stretch of the Salmo salar chromosome ssa20, Ssal_v3.1, whole genome shotgun sequence genome encodes the following:
- the LOC106581018 gene encoding solute carrier family 35 member F2, with protein MAEKDPEGIIATDPRNNYDRKCLIIRKLLKFNPKEVFTWQLVKTVAMGQGLAVLMCGTAVTSQYLASDYHVDAPMFQSFMSYALLCLTYTTALLFRTGNGNMFQILKKRWWKYLLVGLVDVEANYTVVKAYQYTTLTSIQLLDCFVIPVLMILSCWFLKTCYRPVHYVSVCVCLLGVGAMVGADLLAGRDLGSTSDVLLGDGLVLLSASLYAVSNLCQEYTVKHLSSVEFLGMVGLFGTLISGIQLGVLEHNNVANIQWDWRIGLLFAAYGLCMYTLYSCMPIVVKKTSATAVNLSLLTADLLSLFCGLFLFQYTFSGLYIVSLVIILVGFVSFNAVATTPNPADPITPSVGWEEGGYDNLDDIINEEVVVAVLEEQEEEEGECPGVSWNQRTQNEEVPAGGRSTKM; from the exons ATGGCTGAGAAGGACCCAGAGGGGATTATAGCTACAGATCCCAGAAATAATTATGATAGAAAATGCCTTATTATCCGGAAGCTTCTGAAGTTCAACCCTAAAGAAGTGTTTACATG GCAGCTGGTGAAGACAGTAGCCATGGGTCAGGGTTTGGCTGTTCTCATGTGTGGCACAGCAGTAACATCCCAGTACCTGGCTTCAGACTACCACGTGGACGCGCCCATGTTCCAGAGCTTTATGAGCTACGCACTGCTCTGCCTCACCTACACCACTGCTCTGCTGTTcagaacag gtaatggCAATATGTTTCAGATTTTAAAGAAAAGGTGGTGGAAGTATCTCCTAGTAGGCTTGGTGGACGTCGAGGCTAACTACACAGTGGTTAAAGCTTACCAGTACACTACACTCACCAGTATACAG CTGCTGGACTGTTTTGTGATCCCTGTGTTGATGATACTCTCCTGCTGGTTCCTGAAGACATGCTACAGACCCGTCCACtacgtatctgtgtgtgtctgtctgctggGGGTGGGGGCCATGGTGGGAGCTGACCTACTGGCTGGACGAGACTTGGGATCCA cctCAGACGTTCTGCTAGGTGATGGCTTGGTCCTACTCAGTGCCAGCCTATATGCTGTGTCTAACTTGTGTCAGGAGTACACCGTCAAACACCTCAGCAGTGTAGAGTTCCTAGGCATGGTCGGCCTGTTCGGCACACTCATCAGTGGCATAcagct GGGTGTTCTGGAGCATAACAACGTGGCAAACATCCAATGGGACTGGAGAATCG GCCTGCTGTTTGCTGCCTATGGCCTGTGTATGTACACCCTGTACAGCTGTATGCCCATAGTGGTCAAGAAGACAAGTGCTACAGCAGTCAACCTCTCCCTGCTCACTGCAGACCTCCTCAGCCTCTTCTGTGGCCTGTTTCTCTTTCAATacacg ttctcagGTCTGTACATTGTGTCTCTGGTGATCATCCTGGTGGGCTTTGTCTCCTTCAACGCTGTGGCAACGACCCCTAACCCTGCCGACCCCATCACCCCCTCTGTGGGCTGGGAGGAGGGTGGCTATGACAACCTTGATGACATCATCAATGAAGAAGTGGTGGTGGCGGTCTtggaggagcaggaagaggaagagggtgaATGCCCAGGGGTATCATGGAATCAGAGAACACAGAATGAGGAAGTACCGGCGGGGGGACGGAGTACCAAGATGTGA